A section of the Anabaena cylindrica PCC 7122 genome encodes:
- a CDS encoding non-ribosomal peptide synthetase — protein MKNIEDTSLNYGSNIERFWRDFFRGFTAPVILPSLTSSDSLHLSRQTQEIRLSNSKTSDLTKFLKNNKLSLYTLIQGVMALLLSHYTRETDILFGSTTEKPDFNIVPVRVSVDPDASVLSWLRELQRQWSTLTECEFTPLEQIQQWSEIPLELPLFEMLVILGNYEKLECFEYPLILSVDAESDLLLKIDYKQTKFADDTIARMLGHLETLLTNIINLPEQTLADIPLLTETERHQLLVEWNQTEVDYLQDKCIHLLFEEQVENTPDAIAVVFENQQITYQELNESANQLANYLQKLGVNADKLVGLCLETSLARIVGLLGILKAGGVYLPLDPVYPQERLRFMIEDSQVSILVTQASLAAKLSENSLQVVSLDADWEKIATESTNNLQSCVTGENLAYVIYTSGSTGTPKGVLISHQAIAHHSQNIIEHYQLNSSDGGTSTSGDRILQFASLSFDVSLEQILPTLAVGATLILIDTKLLTLGEFHQKLIDYGLTVVNIPPAYFTQWLLFLTENAFTNVPNQLRLVICGGEALPVESLKIWQNSPLKRIRLINAYGPTETTITAITFTINQENTSIESYTNIPIGRPLPNRKVYILNQQKNLVPIGIAGELHIGGEGLAQGYLNQPKLTEDKFIFDPFDNTFCSLWESFANRGTSLTRLYKTGDLARYLPNGDIEYLGRIDNQVKIRGFRIELGEIEAVLNQHSIVREAKAITREDIPGDQRLVAYIISKSNQNSPLEISHKLREYLKQKLPDYMIPSAFVVLESFPLTTNGKIDYRSLTAPDFSSAAKNYVAPRTPTEEIITNIWSQVLKVAEIGIDDNFFELGGHSLLATQIISRIRQTLNGEIPLRILFEFPTISQLSSQISTTNNLSITAIEPRKQQKNIPLSFAQQRLWFLDQLEPNSTAYNIPYRLQIQGLLNISILEKSISKIIQRHEILHTNFISIDGQPKQVITAKNTFSLPLIDLQSLTEDQQKLEVEKIAKQEAKQPFNLVTDDLFHIKILQLNAESHILLINLHHIIFDGWSFGVLFDELKAIYTAYYEGVNFPLPQLPIQYADFTLWQRQWLSGEVLESQLNYWEKQLGGALPILELPTDRPRPRIKTYAGATKTFILSPELTANIKSLSQKEGMTLFMTLVTAFKVLLCRYSGQEDVIVGTPIAGRNRREIEGLIGFFVNTLALRTNVSHNPIFRELLNQVKQVCLEAYTNQDVPFEQLVEVLQPERNLSHTPIFQVMFVLQNAPLEELELPNLHLTALEPPKQTAKFDLTLSMAEKNGQLIGEWEYNTDLFDSSTIERMIEHFQVLLSGILATPEQNIWQLPLLTERERHQLLVEWNQTELDYPQDKCIHQLFEEQVKRTPDAVAVMFENEQLTYRELNQRANQLAHYLKSLGVGANVLVGLCMERDSIEEVSLTLDIIVGILGILKAGGAYLPLDPRYPTERLLLMLQDGQVPVLLTQKHLSARLPQHQVELICLDTDWLLISQSIESNPVCEIQPKNLAYAIYTSGSTGEPKGVMIQHSSVVNLANGLHQAIYSDHQNFPLRVSLNGSLTFDTSVKQIIQLIYGHSLNIVPEKVRFDGNAMLSYLQQQKIDVLDCTPSHLRLLIAAGLLESDAAPQYVLVGGEPIDESMWTTLAQAQNIKFYNVYGPTECTVDTTLCLIQIANIKPVIGRPIANVKTYILDEYLQPVPINIPGELHIGGAGLARGYVNAKELTQKKFISNPFDQAAESRLYKTGDLARYLPNGEIEYLGRIDNQVKIRGFRIELGEIEAVLNQHPNLKAAKVITREDIPGDKRLVAYIISKSNQNSPSEISHQLREYLKQKLPDYMIPSAFVVLESFPLTTNGKIDCRSLPAPNFADSGSNYVAPRTPTEEIIAHIWSQVLKIETIGIDDNFFELGGHSLLATQVISRIRQSFNLEIPLYLLFEFPTIAQISEQIGITKQTDDVLVAAITPRQQQENLPLSFAQQRLWFLDKLKPNSSAYNIAYRLKILGSLNINILEQSLYEIIQRHEILQTNFVVVNGQPTQVITHNFDFNLPIIDLQSLPDFQRETEAEKIAKQEAEKSLNLAEDTLFRIQLLRLSPEDNLLLINIHHIIFDGWSFRVLFEELKALYTAYCQDLTSPLRQLPIQYADFTLWQRQWLTGEVLESQLNYWKRQLGGTLPVLELPTDRPRPQVQTYAGATKFFIFSKELTASLKSLCQEEGVTLFMTLLTAFKILLCRYSGQKDVIVGTPIAGRNRREIEVLIGFFVNTLALRTDLGEHRSFRELLSRVRRVCLEAYTHQDVPFEQLVEVLQPERNLSHTPIFQVMFALQNALMGELQLPNLTVTALEALVQTAKFDLTLSMSERNGQLIGEWEYNTDLFDGSTIERMIQHFQMLLSGILAAPHQCIWELPLITEKEKHQLLIEWNQTQTDYHQDQCIHQLFEEQVERTPDAVAVVFEQVQLTYRELNKRANQLANYLQTLGVKAEVLVGICTERSLEMIVGILGILKAGGAYVPLDIVYPQERLAFMLSDSQVSILLTQQHLVEKLPEHQATVICLDTDSKAIELENQEKVSNGANPENLAYVMYTSGSTGQPKGVCVLHLGVVRLVKETNYANLSSEEVFLQLAPLAFDASTFEIWGSLLNGGRLVIFPAPIPTLEDLAASIHRYKITTLWLTAGLFHLMVDQRLEDLKPLRQLLAGGDVLSLATVQRVVEALDNCQVINGYGPTENTTFTCYYSMMRGMQFGSSVPIGRPIANTQVYILDQFLQPVPISVTGEIYVGGAGLARGYLNRPELTAERFISHPFNNQAKARLYKTGDLGRYLPNGEIEYLGRIDNQVKIRGFRIELGEIEAVLNQHPNLKAAKVITREDIPGDKRLVAYIISKSNQNSPSEISHQLREYLKQKLPDYMIPSAFVALESFPLTTNGKIDHRALPTVDFINFESKKIYNHPII, from the coding sequence ATGAAAAATATAGAAGATACTTCTCTAAATTACGGCTCAAATATTGAAAGATTCTGGCGTGATTTTTTTCGGGGTTTTACAGCCCCTGTTATATTACCTTCGTTAACTTCTTCGGACTCCTTACATCTATCTCGTCAAACTCAAGAAATTCGCCTGTCAAACAGTAAAACTTCAGATTTGACTAAGTTTTTAAAGAACAATAAATTAAGCCTTTATACTCTCATTCAAGGTGTGATGGCTTTACTTTTGAGTCACTATACCAGAGAAACAGATATTCTGTTTGGTTCAACTACCGAAAAACCTGATTTTAATATTGTACCTGTGCGAGTTTCCGTTGACCCTGATGCTTCAGTTTTATCATGGTTGAGAGAACTACAAAGACAATGGTCTACTTTGACAGAGTGTGAGTTTACTCCTCTAGAACAAATCCAACAATGGAGTGAAATTCCTCTAGAATTACCATTATTTGAGATGCTGGTAATATTGGGAAATTATGAAAAATTAGAATGTTTTGAATATCCTTTGATATTATCTGTTGATGCAGAATCAGATTTATTACTAAAAATTGACTATAAACAAACTAAGTTTGCCGATGATACCATAGCTCGAATGTTAGGACATCTAGAAACTCTATTAACAAATATAATTAATCTTCCTGAACAAACTCTCGCTGATATACCTCTACTTACAGAAACAGAAAGACATCAATTATTGGTTGAATGGAATCAAACTGAGGTAGATTATCTCCAGGATAAATGCATACATTTGTTATTTGAGGAACAGGTAGAGAACACACCAGATGCTATTGCAGTAGTGTTTGAAAATCAACAAATTACTTATCAAGAACTCAATGAAAGTGCTAATCAATTAGCAAATTATCTGCAAAAATTAGGAGTCAATGCCGATAAATTAGTAGGATTGTGTTTAGAAACATCCTTAGCTAGAATTGTTGGGTTATTAGGAATCCTCAAAGCTGGGGGTGTCTATTTACCGCTAGATCCGGTTTATCCTCAAGAACGCCTCAGATTTATGATCGAGGATTCGCAGGTTTCCATTCTTGTAACTCAAGCATCTTTAGCTGCTAAGTTATCAGAAAATTCGCTGCAAGTTGTGAGCTTAGATGCAGATTGGGAGAAGATTGCCACAGAATCTACAAATAATCTACAAAGTTGTGTAACTGGGGAAAATCTGGCTTATGTTATTTATACATCTGGTTCAACAGGAACACCAAAAGGGGTTTTAATTTCTCATCAAGCGATCGCACATCATTCTCAGAATATCATTGAACATTATCAACTCAATTCGAGCGATGGTGGAACATCCACCTCCGGTGATCGCATTTTACAATTTGCATCTCTGAGTTTCGATGTTTCTTTAGAGCAAATTTTACCAACTTTAGCAGTTGGAGCAACCTTAATATTAATTGATACAAAATTATTAACTCTTGGGGAATTTCATCAAAAATTAATTGATTATGGTTTAACAGTTGTTAATATCCCTCCAGCCTATTTCACTCAATGGTTACTATTTTTAACAGAAAATGCTTTTACTAATGTTCCCAATCAACTCAGATTAGTTATTTGCGGTGGTGAAGCATTACCAGTAGAAAGTTTGAAAATCTGGCAAAATAGTCCACTCAAAAGAATACGTTTAATCAATGCTTATGGACCAACTGAAACAACCATAACAGCAATCACTTTTACAATTAATCAAGAAAATACATCAATAGAATCTTACACAAATATTCCCATTGGCCGTCCATTACCGAACCGCAAGGTATATATTCTGAATCAACAAAAAAATCTCGTTCCTATCGGTATAGCTGGAGAGTTACATATTGGTGGCGAAGGTTTAGCACAGGGTTATTTAAACCAACCGAAATTAACAGAAGATAAATTCATTTTCGACCCTTTTGATAATACATTTTGCTCCCTTTGGGAGAGCTTCGCTAACAGAGGAACTTCGCTAACAAGATTGTATAAAACTGGGGATTTAGCTCGCTATTTACCTAATGGTGATATTGAATATCTAGGTCGTATTGACAACCAAGTAAAAATTCGCGGATTTAGAATAGAATTAGGAGAAATCGAAGCAGTATTAAACCAACATTCTATTGTGAGGGAAGCTAAAGCTATTACTAGAGAAGATATTCCTGGTGATCAAAGATTAGTTGCTTATATTATTTCTAAATCAAACCAAAACTCTCCATTAGAAATATCTCATAAACTACGTGAATACCTCAAACAGAAGTTACCAGATTATATGATTCCTTCTGCCTTTGTGGTGTTAGAGTCTTTCCCCTTAACTACTAATGGTAAAATTGACTATCGTTCTCTTACTGCGCCTGATTTTTCATCTGCTGCAAAGAATTATGTTGCACCTCGCACACCCACAGAAGAAATTATCACTAATATTTGGAGTCAGGTACTCAAGGTAGCAGAAATCGGCATTGATGATAACTTCTTTGAATTAGGTGGACATTCATTACTAGCGACCCAAATCATCTCTCGTATTAGACAAACCTTAAATGGAGAAATACCACTTAGGATATTATTTGAATTTCCCACAATATCCCAATTATCCTCACAAATCAGCACAACCAATAACCTATCTATAACAGCAATAGAACCGAGAAAACAACAAAAGAATATACCACTTTCCTTTGCCCAACAACGACTTTGGTTTCTAGATCAATTAGAACCAAATAGCACTGCCTATAATATTCCTTATCGATTACAAATTCAGGGTTTGCTGAACATCAGCATCCTAGAAAAAAGCATTAGTAAAATCATTCAACGTCATGAAATACTCCACACGAATTTTATTTCTATAGACGGACAACCAAAACAGGTAATTACTGCTAAAAATACCTTCAGTTTACCCCTCATTGATTTACAATCCTTGACTGAGGATCAACAAAAACTAGAAGTAGAAAAAATAGCTAAACAAGAAGCAAAGCAGCCTTTTAATTTAGTTACAGATGATCTATTTCACATTAAAATATTGCAATTGAATGCCGAATCGCATATATTGTTAATTAATCTTCACCACATTATATTTGATGGTTGGTCATTTGGAGTCTTATTTGATGAATTAAAAGCAATTTACACAGCTTATTATGAGGGTGTAAATTTTCCATTACCACAACTACCTATTCAGTATGCAGACTTTACATTGTGGCAGAGACAGTGGCTTTCTGGAGAAGTTTTAGAATCACAGTTAAATTACTGGGAAAAACAATTAGGGGGGGCTTTACCCATATTAGAATTACCAACAGACCGTCCTCGTCCCAGAATAAAAACCTACGCAGGAGCCACAAAAACCTTCATTTTATCACCAGAATTAACAGCCAATATCAAATCACTTTCACAAAAAGAGGGCATGACTTTATTCATGACCCTAGTAACAGCATTTAAAGTATTACTTTGTCGCTACAGTGGTCAAGAAGATGTGATAGTAGGAACTCCCATTGCGGGACGTAACCGTAGAGAAATTGAGGGGTTGATAGGCTTTTTTGTGAATACTTTGGCTTTACGGACTAATGTAAGTCATAATCCTATCTTTCGAGAATTACTAAATCAAGTTAAACAAGTATGTTTAGAAGCCTACACTAATCAAGATGTCCCCTTTGAGCAGTTAGTTGAGGTACTGCAACCAGAAAGAAATTTAAGTCATACTCCGATATTTCAGGTGATGTTTGTTTTACAAAATGCACCACTAGAAGAATTAGAATTACCAAATTTGCATTTAACAGCTTTAGAGCCACCAAAACAAACTGCTAAATTTGATCTCACTCTGTCAATGGCAGAAAAAAATGGACAATTAATAGGTGAATGGGAATATAATACAGATTTATTTGATAGTTCAACGATAGAAAGAATGATAGAGCATTTCCAGGTGTTATTATCTGGGATATTGGCTACACCTGAGCAAAATATTTGGCAATTACCTTTACTAACAGAAAGAGAAAGACATCAGTTATTAGTTGAATGGAATCAAACAGAGTTAGATTATCCCCAAGATAAATGTATTCATCAGTTGTTTGAAGAACAGGTAAAGAGAACACCTGATGCTGTTGCAGTGATGTTTGAAAATGAACAACTGACTTATCGAGAACTTAATCAACGGGCAAATCAATTAGCACACTACTTGAAGTCTTTGGGTGTAGGTGCAAATGTGCTGGTGGGCTTGTGTATGGAGCGAGACTCTATAGAAGAAGTTTCCTTAACGCTGGACATAATTGTGGGAATACTGGGCATTCTCAAGGCAGGTGGTGCTTATTTACCCCTTGACCCACGGTATCCAACTGAACGTTTGCTATTGATGCTCCAAGATGGGCAAGTTCCAGTGTTGCTGACCCAAAAACATCTAAGTGCAAGGCTTCCACAACACCAAGTAGAACTGATTTGCTTAGATACTGACTGGCTTTTGATCTCTCAATCAATAGAATCAAATCCTGTCTGTGAAATTCAACCTAAAAACTTGGCTTATGCAATCTACACTTCAGGTTCAACGGGAGAGCCAAAAGGAGTAATGATTCAGCATTCCTCCGTTGTGAATCTTGCCAATGGCCTACATCAAGCCATCTATTCTGATCACCAGAATTTCCCCTTGCGAGTCAGTTTGAATGGGTCTTTAACTTTTGATACTTCCGTTAAACAGATTATTCAACTTATATATGGTCATAGTCTGAACATAGTGCCAGAAAAGGTACGATTTGATGGAAATGCGATGTTGTCCTACTTGCAGCAGCAAAAAATAGATGTGTTGGACTGCACTCCATCGCATCTGAGACTGTTGATTGCAGCAGGATTACTGGAAAGTGATGCTGCTCCTCAATATGTACTCGTAGGGGGAGAACCGATTGATGAATCTATGTGGACAACTTTAGCACAGGCTCAAAATATTAAGTTTTATAATGTCTACGGTCCAACAGAATGCACTGTAGATACCACACTGTGTTTGATACAAATAGCTAACATCAAGCCAGTTATTGGTCGTCCCATAGCTAACGTCAAAACCTACATCTTAGACGAATATCTGCAACCAGTTCCCATCAATATACCAGGGGAATTGCACATTGGGGGTGCGGGATTGGCAAGAGGTTATGTCAATGCCAAAGAGTTAACACAAAAGAAATTCATCTCTAATCCGTTTGATCAGGCAGCAGAGAGTAGATTGTATAAAACTGGTGATTTAGCTCGCTATTTACCTAATGGTGAGATTGAGTATCTAGGAAGAATTGATAATCAAGTAAAAATTCGCGGATTTAGAATAGAATTAGGAGAAATCGAAGCAGTATTAAATCAACATCCAAATCTGAAAGCAGCGAAAGTTATCACGAGAGAAGATATTCCTGGTGATAAAAGATTAGTTGCTTATATTATTTCTAAATCAAACCAAAACTCTCCATCAGAAATATCTCATCAACTACGTGAATACCTCAAACAGAAGTTACCAGATTACATGATTCCTTCTGCATTTGTGGTGTTAGAGTCTTTCCCCTTAACTACTAATGGTAAGATTGACTGTCGTTCTCTTCCTGCGCCTAATTTTGCAGATTCTGGAAGTAATTATGTTGCACCACGCACACCTACAGAAGAAATTATCGCTCATATTTGGAGTCAGGTACTCAAAATAGAAACCATAGGCATAGATGATAACTTCTTTGAATTAGGAGGACACTCATTACTAGCCACCCAGGTTATATCCCGCATCAGACAAAGCTTTAACTTAGAAATCCCGCTATATTTATTATTTGAATTTCCTACTATTGCTCAAATTTCTGAGCAGATTGGCATTACAAAACAAACCGATGATGTATTAGTAGCGGCAATTACACCCAGACAGCAGCAAGAAAATCTGCCACTTTCTTTTGCTCAACAGCGTCTCTGGTTTTTAGACAAATTAAAACCAAATAGTAGTGCATATAATATCGCCTATAGGTTAAAAATTCTGGGTTCACTTAACATCAATATACTGGAACAAAGCTTATACGAAATTATACAGCGGCATGAAATATTGCAAACGAATTTTGTGGTTGTAAACGGACAACCAACTCAGGTAATTACTCATAATTTTGACTTCAATTTACCTATCATCGACTTACAATCACTACCTGATTTTCAACGGGAAACAGAAGCAGAAAAAATAGCTAAACAAGAAGCAGAAAAATCTTTAAATCTAGCTGAAGATACTCTATTTCGTATCCAATTATTGCGATTGAGTCCAGAAGATAATCTCCTATTAATCAACATTCACCACATTATTTTTGATGGCTGGTCTTTTCGGGTGTTGTTTGAGGAATTAAAAGCACTTTACACGGCTTATTGCCAGGATTTAACTTCTCCGTTACGACAACTACCTATTCAATATGCAGACTTTACACTTTGGCAAAGGCAGTGGCTGACTGGGGAAGTTTTAGAATCTCAATTGAATTATTGGAAACGGCAATTAGGTGGGACTTTACCAGTATTAGAATTGCCCACAGATCGTCCCCGTCCCCAAGTGCAAACTTATGCTGGGGCAACAAAATTCTTCATCTTCTCAAAAGAATTAACTGCAAGTCTCAAATCTCTGTGCCAAGAAGAGGGAGTGACTTTATTCATGACTTTACTGACAGCGTTTAAAATATTACTTTGCCGTTACAGTGGTCAAAAAGATGTGATTGTCGGAACTCCCATTGCGGGACGTAACCGCAGAGAAATTGAGGTATTAATCGGCTTTTTTGTAAATACTTTAGCTTTAAGAACTGATTTAGGTGAGCATCGCAGTTTTAGAGAATTACTCAGTCGAGTCCGAAGGGTATGTTTAGAAGCATACACTCATCAGGATGTACCATTTGAGCAGTTAGTGGAGGTGTTGCAACCAGAAAGAAATTTAAGTCATACTCCTATATTTCAGGTGATGTTTGCTTTGCAGAATGCACTGATGGGAGAATTACAATTACCAAATTTGACTGTTACAGCTTTAGAAGCATTAGTACAAACTGCAAAATTTGACCTCACTTTATCAATGTCAGAACGAAATGGACAATTAATAGGTGAGTGGGAATATAATACGGATCTGTTTGATGGTTCTACAATAGAGCGAATGATACAACATTTCCAGATGTTATTGTCTGGGATATTGGCTGCTCCCCATCAATGTATTTGGGAATTGCCTCTGATTACAGAAAAAGAAAAACATCAGTTATTAATTGAATGGAATCAAACTCAGACAGATTATCACCAAGATCAATGTATCCATCAATTATTTGAAGAACAAGTAGAAAGAACACCAGATGCAGTGGCAGTGGTGTTTGAGCAGGTACAACTTACTTATCGGGAACTCAATAAACGTGCTAATCAATTAGCAAATTATCTGCAAACATTGGGAGTGAAAGCAGAGGTTTTAGTTGGTATTTGCACAGAACGTTCACTTGAAATGATTGTCGGCATATTAGGCATTCTCAAAGCCGGAGGAGCTTACGTACCTTTAGATATTGTCTATCCCCAAGAGCGATTAGCATTCATGTTATCAGATTCCCAAGTATCAATACTATTAACACAACAGCATCTAGTAGAAAAACTGCCAGAACATCAAGCCACAGTTATTTGTTTAGATACTGATAGCAAAGCCATTGAATTAGAAAACCAGGAAAAAGTGAGCAATGGTGCAAACCCGGAAAACCTAGCCTATGTCATGTACACATCAGGTTCTACAGGACAACCGAAAGGAGTTTGTGTTCTCCATCTTGGTGTAGTGCGATTAGTCAAAGAAACTAATTATGCGAATTTGAGCAGCGAAGAAGTATTTTTGCAACTTGCACCGCTAGCTTTTGACGCTTCGACATTTGAGATTTGGGGTAGTTTACTCAATGGGGGAAGGTTAGTTATTTTTCCTGCACCCATTCCGACTCTGGAAGATTTAGCTGCATCTATCCACCGTTACAAGATTACAACTTTATGGCTGACAGCGGGACTATTTCATCTCATGGTAGACCAAAGACTAGAGGATTTAAAACCTTTGCGTCAGTTGTTAGCCGGTGGGGATGTGTTATCACTTGCGACTGTGCAACGAGTTGTGGAAGCTCTAGACAATTGTCAGGTAATCAATGGTTATGGACCTACGGAAAACACGACTTTTACTTGCTACTATTCGATGATGCGGGGAATGCAGTTTGGTAGTTCTGTTCCCATTGGAAGACCTATTGCTAATACGCAAGTTTATATTTTAGATCAATTTTTGCAACCAGTACCTATTAGTGTGACTGGGGAAATATATGTAGGAGGAGCAGGTTTAGCACGAGGTTATTTAAATCGACCAGAATTAACTGCTGAAAGGTTTATTTCTCATCCTTTTAATAATCAAGCAAAAGCGCGTCTTTATAAAACAGGAGATTTAGGAAGGTATTTACCTAATGGTGAGATTGAGTATCTAGGAAGAATTGATAATCAAGTAAAAATTCGCGGATTTAGAATAGAATTAGGAGAAATCGAAGCAGTATTAAATCAACATCCAAATCTGAAAGCAGCGAAAGTTATCACGAGAGAAGATATTCCTGGTGATAAAAGATTAGTTGCTTATATTATTTCTAAATCAAACCAAAACTCTCCATCAGAAATATCTCATCAACTACGTGAATACCTCAAACAGAAGTTACCAGATTACATGATTCCTTCTGCATTTGTGGCGTTAGAGTCTTTCCCCTTAACTACTAACGGCAAAATTGACCA